Part of the Caulifigura coniformis genome, GCGGACTCAATGCAAGAACAATCTGAAACAGTGCGGACTGGCGCTGCACAACTATCACGACACGCACGGGATCTTCCCGTTCTCGACGATGGGGCACGGCAGCGTGACTGCCGGATCAGCGATGCCGACGCGCGTTCACAACGCACGAGGATGGACGATGCTGCTGCCGATGTTCGAGCAGGGGCCGCTGTATAACCAGTACGACCACACCGCCGCAGCAGCGGAGCGGAACGTGGCTCCGGGCGCAGTCCTGGCGGGCAATCCAGACCTGGTTAATCGCAACGTGGTGTCGAAGTCGTTGACGATGCTACTCTGTCCCAGCGACAGCGGCGATCCGCTCTATCGCGGTGCAGACACCGCTGGCCAATACAAGATCTCTGCCGCGGCGACGACGGCGGGAATTTATGGCGCGAAGACATGCTATGACTTCAACGTTCAGAGAACGGCGACTGCTAGCGTGACTGCCTACGACGGGCTCGCACGAGAGACGCGGCGCATGTTCGGGGTGAACAACTCGGCCCGGCTTCGCGACATCAGCGACGGAACGAGTAACGCGGTAATGGTCGCCGAAACGACTTTGAATCTTCACAATGGCATCACGGCGATGTGGGGGTATGCGAACCATACCAGCAGTGGCATTGATTTTGCCTACGTGGACGGGATCAATTTCTGGCGCTGTTGTTCATGGGATACTCCGACTCCGTTCTCCAAGCCAAATCTGGGGCACGTGGCCCACTGGGGAACGCCTGGAAGCTTCCATGTGGGCGGTGCCCACGTCACTCTTGGCGACGGTGGAGTCCGCTTCATCAGTCAGAATGTCGATAGGACCACGCAGACGCGGTTGGCTTACATCGCTGACAATCAGCCCGTCGGAGAGTTCTGACGACCCAAGGGGCGAGGCATTTGAATGAGATTGAGTATTCGGATGCCGATATCACCCGGCATCCGAATACTCGTCGATACATCCTGAGTTGGGTTGTTCTGTTCAAGAATGTCGCGTTACAAACTCAGTGGCATTCTCGCGACATTTCGCGAGTGAATGTTGGCATTCAGCGGTTTCACTCAGGAATGGTTCCTGCATTCCTGGTTTGGGAGTGAATCGATTAGATGTGTGAATTAATGCGAAATCTCGCGACCAAACTCGTCGCCATGGGAATGGCCTCTTTCCTTCTGGCTTCCGGCTGTAGTGGTGCGGCAGATGAGGCTCCGGCTGTTCTGGTTCCTGCAACTGGTGTTGTGAAGCTGAAGGGACAGCCACTTTCTGGGGTGTCCGTCTCATTTATTCCGGATTACGAC contains:
- a CDS encoding DUF1559 domain-containing protein, giving the protein MARSRRVGFTLIELLVVIAIIAILIALLLPAVQQAREAARRTQCKNNLKQCGLALHNYHDTHGIFPFSTMGHGSVTAGSAMPTRVHNARGWTMLLPMFEQGPLYNQYDHTAAAAERNVAPGAVLAGNPDLVNRNVVSKSLTMLLCPSDSGDPLYRGADTAGQYKISAAATTAGIYGAKTCYDFNVQRTATASVTAYDGLARETRRMFGVNNSARLRDISDGTSNAVMVAETTLNLHNGITAMWGYANHTSSGIDFAYVDGINFWRCCSWDTPTPFSKPNLGHVAHWGTPGSFHVGGAHVTLGDGGVRFISQNVDRTTQTRLAYIADNQPVGEF